The following proteins are co-located in the Streptococcus anginosus genome:
- the ccpA gene encoding catabolite control protein A codes for MNTDDTVTIYDVAREAGVSMATVSRVVNGNKNVKENTRKKVLEVIDRLDYRPNAVARGLASKKTTTVGVVIPNITSSYFATLAKGIDDIAEMYKYNIVLANSDEDDNKEVSVVNTLFSKQVDGIIFMGYHLTEKIRSEFSRSRTPVVLAGTVDVEHQLPSVNIDYKQATIDAVERLTKNNQKIAFVSGPLVDDINGKIRLAGYKEALKKAKLTYSEGLVFESKYSYDDGYQLAERVIASKATAAFVTGDELAAGLLNGLSDKGVNVPEDFEIITSDDSQVARFTRPNLTTIGQPLYDLGAISMRMLTKIMHKEELEEREVVLAHGLIERRSTRK; via the coding sequence ATGAACACAGACGATACAGTAACCATTTATGATGTCGCGCGTGAAGCGGGAGTTTCAATGGCAACCGTTAGCCGTGTGGTAAATGGAAATAAAAATGTAAAGGAAAATACAAGAAAAAAAGTCTTGGAAGTGATTGACCGCTTGGATTACCGACCAAATGCGGTAGCGCGTGGTCTTGCTAGCAAAAAGACGACGACTGTTGGAGTTGTCATTCCAAATATCACAAGCAGTTATTTTGCAACGCTTGCAAAAGGGATTGACGACATTGCAGAGATGTATAAATACAATATTGTTTTAGCAAATAGTGATGAAGATGATAACAAGGAAGTTTCTGTTGTCAATACTCTGTTCTCAAAACAAGTAGATGGTATCATTTTTATGGGCTATCATTTGACAGAAAAGATTCGCTCCGAGTTTTCTCGTTCGCGGACGCCAGTTGTGCTTGCAGGTACAGTTGATGTCGAGCATCAATTGCCAAGTGTGAATATTGATTACAAACAAGCAACTATAGATGCAGTTGAACGCCTTACGAAAAATAATCAAAAAATTGCTTTTGTAAGCGGACCTTTGGTGGATGATATCAATGGTAAGATTCGTTTAGCAGGCTACAAAGAAGCTTTGAAGAAAGCTAAACTTACTTATAGTGAAGGATTGGTTTTTGAGTCAAAATATAGCTATGATGATGGTTATCAATTAGCAGAACGGGTCATTGCTTCTAAAGCTACAGCAGCTTTTGTGACTGGTGATGAGCTGGCGGCTGGGCTGTTAAATGGTTTATCAGACAAGGGTGTAAATGTACCAGAAGATTTTGAAATCATCACTAGCGATGATTCGCAGGTAGCACGCTTCACTCGTCCAAATTTGACAACTATTGGTCAACCTTTGTATGACCTTGGTGCAATTAGTATGCGCATGCTGACTAAGATTATGCACAAGGAAGAGCTGGAAGAACGCGAAGTAGTATTAGCTCATGGTCTTATTGAGCGCCGTTCAACAAGAAAGTAA
- the smc gene encoding chromosome segregation protein SMC, with protein sequence MYLKEIEIQGFKSFADKTKVIFDQGVTAVVGPNGSGKSNITESLRWALGESSVKSLRGGKMPDVIFAGTETRKPLNYASVVVVLDNKDRFIQQAADEIRVERHIYRSGDSEYKIDGKKVRLRDIHDLFMDTGLGRDSFSIISQGKVEEIFNSKPEERRAIFEEAAGVLKYKTRRKETESKLSQTQDNLDRLEDIIYELDSQVKPLEKQATTAKQFLKLDEERRALYLDVLIAQIKGNKTQLNDTEERLVGIQQSLSAYYSKRDQLEQENALLKEKRHDLQKQMADDQASLLELTRLISDLERQIEVSKLESSQAASSRKENEERLKGLTEKLEAVQTEWQGKDEQLTDFAVKLEQNQQAIHKLEAEIEAFSDDPDQMIEKLRAEFVQLMQEEADLSNDLTALESRLANELQLSESKQAEFAKLKENLKNLQINEQSQLEDLETARQSVQQLLADYQAQLKQVQTVKTNYQQNQTAMFDLMDDVKNKKARVGSLEAILKNHSHFYAGVKSVLQEAERLGGIIGAVSEKLSFDSHYQTALEIALGASSQHIIVEDEQAATRAIEFLKRNRTGRATFLPLTTIKARHLPDHHRASIEKSTGFLGLASSLVRYDKSLEHIFQNLLGTTAIFDTVENARAAARKVRYQVRIVTLDGTELRTGGSYAGGANRNNNTIFIKPDLDALQKELSEKNVTLAEQERQVEDLHTQLSQANNLLEEIKVSGEEARLAEQKAQMAYEQTHKQVEDLSELLVLQERELSREVLPDMAEQKEKLVNRLAEIEQEKSETEAEIEQIKSDKDAVQARLDKLTARLSELRLARTELTGHQRYVQTDLTRLSNEKSELDKEISTLQFLMEQKEETASKVDIAVLEEQLTQAEQEKTALNQANIRCQFELDDLEGQAEDLTSHLEQARQQNEDLIRKQAKAEAEKDKIADVLRRLLTNLTDDYQMSVDEASKQARPLENLAVSETKVKDLEKAIRALGPVNLDAVEQFEEVSQRLHFLNTQRDDVLSAKNLLLETIEEMNDEVKERFKSTFEAIRESFKVTFRQMFGGGSADLILTEGDLLTAGVEISVQPPGKKIQSLNLMSGGEKALSALALLFSIIRVKTIPFVILDEVEAALDEANVKRFGDYLNRFDKDSQFIVVTHRKGTMSAADSIYGVTMQESGVSKIVSVKLKDLESM encoded by the coding sequence ATGTATTTAAAAGAAATTGAAATTCAAGGTTTCAAATCTTTTGCAGATAAGACCAAGGTAATATTTGATCAGGGAGTGACAGCAGTCGTTGGACCAAATGGCTCAGGAAAGAGTAACATTACTGAAAGCCTGCGTTGGGCACTGGGAGAGTCCAGTGTTAAAAGTCTTCGTGGCGGGAAAATGCCAGATGTCATTTTTGCGGGGACTGAAACTCGCAAACCACTGAATTATGCTTCTGTTGTTGTCGTTTTGGACAATAAAGACCGTTTTATCCAGCAAGCTGCAGATGAGATTCGTGTGGAGCGTCATATTTATCGCAGTGGGGATAGCGAGTATAAAATAGACGGTAAAAAGGTACGTTTACGAGATATTCATGATTTGTTTATGGATACAGGGCTCGGACGAGATAGTTTTTCCATTATTTCCCAAGGAAAGGTGGAAGAAATTTTCAATAGCAAGCCAGAGGAGCGCCGTGCCATTTTTGAAGAAGCGGCTGGCGTACTGAAATACAAGACGCGGCGCAAGGAGACTGAAAGCAAGCTCAGCCAAACACAAGATAATCTAGATCGGCTGGAAGACATTATTTATGAGCTCGATAGTCAAGTGAAGCCTCTTGAAAAGCAAGCTACGACAGCTAAGCAGTTTTTGAAATTGGATGAGGAACGCCGTGCTCTTTATTTGGATGTATTGATTGCTCAAATAAAGGGAAATAAAACACAGCTGAATGATACTGAAGAACGGCTTGTGGGGATTCAGCAATCTTTGTCTGCTTATTACAGCAAACGTGACCAGCTAGAGCAAGAAAATGCTCTTCTGAAAGAAAAACGTCATGATTTGCAAAAACAAATGGCAGATGACCAAGCGAGTTTGCTTGAACTAACACGCCTCATCAGTGACTTAGAACGCCAAATCGAAGTTTCCAAATTAGAATCTAGTCAAGCTGCCAGCAGTCGGAAGGAAAATGAGGAACGCCTGAAAGGATTGACAGAAAAATTAGAGGCGGTTCAAACAGAATGGCAGGGAAAAGACGAGCAGTTGACTGATTTTGCTGTAAAATTGGAACAAAATCAACAAGCGATTCATAAATTAGAAGCTGAAATTGAGGCATTTTCGGATGATCCTGACCAGATGATTGAAAAATTACGTGCTGAATTTGTCCAATTGATGCAGGAAGAAGCGGACTTGTCCAATGACTTAACTGCTTTAGAAAGTCGCTTAGCCAACGAATTACAATTATCTGAAAGCAAACAAGCAGAATTTGCTAAGTTAAAAGAAAATTTAAAGAATCTTCAAATCAACGAGCAAAGTCAACTGGAAGATTTAGAAACAGCTCGGCAGTCGGTTCAGCAGTTACTGGCAGATTATCAGGCACAGCTAAAGCAAGTTCAAACTGTAAAAACGAATTATCAGCAGAACCAAACGGCAATGTTTGATTTAATGGATGATGTAAAAAATAAGAAGGCGCGTGTTGGTAGTTTAGAAGCTATTCTGAAAAATCACAGTCATTTCTATGCTGGGGTGAAAAGCGTTCTTCAAGAAGCAGAGCGCCTGGGCGGTATTATCGGTGCTGTTAGTGAAAAATTGAGCTTTGATTCGCATTACCAGACAGCACTTGAAATTGCACTTGGAGCAAGTAGCCAGCATATTATCGTAGAAGACGAACAAGCTGCGACACGAGCAATTGAATTTCTGAAACGCAATCGAACAGGACGGGCAACTTTTCTGCCACTGACAACGATTAAAGCGCGGCATTTACCAGATCATCATCGAGCAAGCATTGAAAAAAGCACTGGTTTTCTTGGTCTAGCTTCGTCTTTGGTGCGCTATGATAAGAGTTTAGAGCATATTTTCCAAAATTTGCTAGGTACAACAGCCATTTTTGATACGGTAGAAAATGCGCGAGCAGCTGCTCGCAAAGTTCGGTATCAAGTACGAATTGTCACGCTGGATGGAACAGAATTGCGGACAGGCGGTTCTTATGCAGGTGGCGCTAATCGAAATAACAATACGATTTTCATCAAGCCGGATCTGGACGCTTTACAAAAGGAACTTTCTGAGAAGAATGTTACATTAGCCGAACAAGAAAGGCAAGTGGAGGATTTGCACACACAGCTAAGCCAAGCCAACAATCTGTTAGAAGAAATAAAAGTAAGTGGTGAGGAAGCACGATTAGCAGAGCAAAAGGCTCAAATGGCTTATGAGCAAACGCACAAACAGGTTGAAGACTTATCTGAGCTCTTAGTGCTGCAAGAAAGAGAGTTATCTCGTGAAGTTCTTCCTGATATGGCGGAGCAAAAAGAAAAGTTAGTCAATCGCCTTGCAGAAATTGAGCAAGAGAAATCCGAAACAGAAGCTGAGATTGAGCAGATTAAGTCGGATAAAGATGCTGTTCAAGCACGTTTAGACAAGCTAACAGCCCGCTTATCTGAGCTTCGTTTGGCTCGTACCGAGCTGACGGGGCATCAGCGTTACGTTCAGACGGATCTCACGCGTTTGTCCAATGAAAAATCTGAATTGGACAAAGAGATTTCAACTTTGCAATTTTTAATGGAGCAAAAGGAAGAGACCGCTTCAAAAGTGGATATTGCTGTTTTAGAAGAGCAATTAACACAGGCAGAGCAGGAAAAGACAGCTTTGAACCAAGCCAATATTCGGTGTCAGTTTGAACTGGACGATTTGGAAGGGCAAGCAGAAGATCTTACCAGTCATCTGGAACAAGCCCGCCAGCAAAATGAGGATCTGATTCGCAAACAGGCAAAAGCAGAAGCTGAAAAAGATAAGATTGCAGATGTTCTTCGTCGTCTTCTGACGAATTTAACAGATGATTATCAAATGTCTGTTGATGAAGCTAGTAAACAGGCTCGTCCACTAGAAAATCTTGCGGTTTCTGAAACTAAGGTCAAGGATTTAGAAAAAGCTATTCGGGCACTGGGCCCAGTCAATCTTGATGCGGTAGAGCAATTTGAAGAAGTCAGTCAACGACTGCATTTCCTCAATACTCAAAGAGATGACGTACTCTCTGCGAAAAATTTGCTTTTGGAAACTATCGAAGAAATGAATGATGAAGTAAAAGAACGCTTCAAATCAACCTTTGAAGCGATTCGTGAGAGCTTCAAAGTGACTTTCAGACAGATGTTTGGCGGCGGTTCAGCTGATTTGATTTTGACCGAAGGTGATCTTCTGACCGCTGGGGTAGAAATCTCAGTACAACCACCTGGTAAGAAAATTCAGTCGCTCAATCTGATGAGCGGAGGAGAAAAAGCTCTGTCAGCTTTGGCATTACTCTTCTCCATTATCCGTGTCAAAACGATTCCATTTGTCATTTTGGATGAGGTGGAAGCTGCACTTGACGAAGCCAATGTCAAACGTTTCGGAGACTATCTCAATCGTTTTGATAAGGACAGCCAGTTTATTGTGGTGACCCATCGTAAGGGAACAATGTCTGCAGCGGATTCTATCTATGGAGTGACCATGCAAGAATCTGGTGTGTCAAAGATTGTTTCCGTTAAATTAAAAGATTTAGAAAGTATGTAA
- a CDS encoding glycosyltransferase family 4 protein: MRIGLFTDTYFPQVSGVATSIRTLKTELEKLGHTVFIFTTTDKDVNRYEDWQIIRIPSVPFFAFKDRRIAYRGFSTALEIARQYQLDIIHTQTEFSLGLLGVWIAKELRIPVVHTYHTQYEDYVRYIAKGMVIRPSMVKYIVRGFMSDLDGVICPSEIVYDLLMKYKVKVEKRVIPTGIELAKFERPEITSENIADLREKLGISNQETMLLSLSRVSYEKNIQAVLAALPAVLEENPDVKLVVAGDGPYLSDLKAQAKRLNITDAVIFTGMIAPSETALYYKAADFFISASTSETQGLTYLESLASGTPIIAHGNPYLDNVINDKMFGTLYYEERDLAGAILEAVIATPDLDEKSLATKLYEISAENFGRRVYEFYLDLTISKDFNNDLYPEESVSKRLAKSVIYLPKKAIALPVNGSARMFKASKRQIKNIQKYLE; encoded by the coding sequence ATGCGAATTGGTCTTTTTACGGATACGTATTTCCCTCAGGTTTCAGGGGTGGCAACTAGTATTCGCACTTTAAAAACAGAATTAGAAAAGCTTGGACATACTGTTTTTATTTTTACAACGACAGATAAGGATGTCAATCGTTATGAGGATTGGCAGATTATTCGAATTCCCAGCGTGCCGTTTTTTGCCTTTAAAGATCGGCGAATTGCTTATCGCGGTTTTTCAACGGCTTTAGAGATTGCTCGCCAATATCAATTGGATATTATCCACACCCAGACTGAATTTTCTTTGGGTCTGTTGGGTGTTTGGATTGCGAAAGAACTGCGGATTCCAGTTGTTCATACCTATCATACACAGTATGAAGATTATGTACGTTATATTGCTAAAGGCATGGTCATTCGTCCTAGCATGGTCAAATACATCGTTCGCGGTTTTATGAGTGATTTAGACGGTGTGATTTGTCCGAGCGAGATTGTTTATGACTTGCTCATGAAATACAAAGTAAAAGTAGAAAAACGTGTTATTCCGACTGGAATTGAGTTGGCTAAATTTGAACGTCCAGAAATTACTAGTGAGAATATTGCTGATTTACGGGAAAAATTAGGCATTTCAAATCAAGAAACTATGTTGCTTAGTTTGTCACGTGTTTCGTATGAAAAAAATATTCAGGCAGTTTTAGCTGCTCTACCGGCTGTTTTGGAAGAAAATCCAGATGTGAAATTGGTGGTGGCAGGAGATGGACCCTATTTGTCTGACTTAAAAGCGCAAGCCAAACGGTTGAATATTACGGATGCAGTGATTTTCACAGGAATGATTGCACCCAGTGAGACAGCCTTGTATTATAAAGCAGCGGATTTCTTTATTTCCGCTTCAACGAGTGAGACGCAGGGCTTGACGTATTTAGAAAGCCTAGCTAGTGGCACTCCGATTATTGCGCATGGGAATCCTTATCTAGACAATGTTATCAATGATAAAATGTTTGGAACGCTTTATTATGAAGAACGTGATTTGGCGGGAGCCATTTTAGAAGCTGTTATTGCAACACCAGACTTGGATGAAAAGAGTCTTGCTACAAAATTATACGAAATCTCTGCTGAAAACTTTGGACGTCGTGTCTATGAATTTTATTTGGATTTAACCATTTCAAAAGATTTCAACAATGATTTATATCCGGAGGAGTCTGTTAGTAAGCGATTAGCGAAATCTGTCATTTATCTACCCAAAAAAGCGATTGCCCTTCCTGTAAATGGATCAGCGCGAATGTTTAAAGCATCTAAACGACAAATCAAAAATATACAGAAATACCTGGAATAA
- a CDS encoding glycosyltransferase family 4 protein, producing the protein MKVLLYLEGKAVLEKSGIGRALQHQMKALDLAGIPYTTDPSGDYDVVHINTYGPRSLRLLHKAKKQGKKVIMHGHSTKEDFRNSFIGSNFFAATFGKYLAHMYQMADFIITPSEYSKKLIQGYGVTTPIVAVSNGIDLHKYQKDPHKEEVFRKHFHIQEGDKVVVCAGLYFRRKGIEDFVEVARRMPDVRFIWLGSINKWIIPRKIRNLVLFDHPKNVEFPGYFKGAVFEGAMSGSSLFFFPSYEETEGIVVLEALASHQHVVLRDIPVYEGWIDEQSAELGHNVDEFVDSIQKILDGKVDKREAGYKVAQSRSIDDVAYKLVDAYQEVLEM; encoded by the coding sequence ATGAAAGTATTACTGTATTTAGAAGGTAAAGCGGTTTTGGAAAAATCAGGCATTGGACGAGCTTTGCAACATCAGATGAAAGCCCTAGATTTGGCTGGGATTCCCTACACGACCGATCCTTCAGGAGATTATGATGTGGTTCATATCAATACTTATGGGCCTAGAAGTTTGCGACTTTTGCACAAAGCAAAAAAACAAGGGAAAAAAGTGATTATGCATGGGCATTCGACTAAAGAAGATTTTCGCAATTCCTTTATCGGGTCAAACTTTTTTGCGGCAACCTTTGGAAAATATTTAGCTCACATGTACCAAATGGCGGATTTTATCATTACACCGTCTGAGTATTCCAAAAAGTTGATTCAGGGCTATGGCGTGACAACACCAATTGTGGCGGTTTCTAATGGGATTGACCTTCATAAATATCAAAAAGATCCACATAAAGAAGAAGTGTTTAGAAAACATTTTCATATCCAAGAAGGAGATAAGGTGGTTGTCTGTGCGGGACTTTATTTCAGACGCAAGGGAATAGAAGACTTTGTAGAGGTAGCACGCAGAATGCCAGATGTTCGCTTTATTTGGCTGGGTAGTATTAACAAGTGGATCATTCCTCGGAAAATCAGAAATCTTGTACTTTTTGATCATCCTAAAAATGTTGAATTCCCGGGTTATTTTAAAGGTGCCGTTTTTGAGGGAGCTATGAGTGGTAGCAGTCTTTTCTTTTTCCCAAGTTATGAGGAGACAGAAGGGATTGTAGTGCTAGAGGCGTTGGCTAGTCATCAACATGTCGTTTTACGGGATATTCCTGTATATGAGGGCTGGATTGATGAGCAATCAGCTGAATTGGGGCATAATGTAGATGAATTTGTAGACTCTATCCAAAAGATTTTGGATGGTAAAGTAGATAAGCGAGAAGCTGGCTATAAGGTGGCGCAGAGTCGTTCAATTGATGATGTGGCTTATAAACTTGTGGATGCTTATCAAGAAGTATTGGAGATGTAG
- the yycF gene encoding response regulator YycF: MKKILVVDDEKPISDIIKFNMVKEGYEVVTAFDGREALEMFEAERPDILILDLMLPEMDGLEVARTIRKTSNVPIIVLSAKDSEFDKVIGLEIGADDYMTKPFSNRELQARVKAILRRTDLTIENQEAEAAPTEIVIGDLQILTDAFVVKKHGEELDLTHREFELLHHLATHIGQVMTREHLLETVWGYDYFGDVRTVDVTIRRLREKIEDIPSRPEYILTRRGVGYYMRNND, from the coding sequence ATGAAAAAAATATTAGTTGTAGATGATGAGAAACCAATCTCAGATATTATAAAGTTTAACATGGTAAAAGAAGGTTATGAAGTAGTGACTGCCTTCGACGGTCGCGAAGCGTTAGAAATGTTTGAAGCAGAACGTCCAGATATTTTGATTTTGGACTTAATGTTGCCTGAAATGGACGGCTTAGAGGTGGCGCGAACGATTCGGAAAACGAGCAATGTGCCAATCATCGTTCTTTCTGCCAAAGACAGTGAGTTTGACAAAGTTATTGGTCTTGAGATTGGTGCAGATGACTATATGACAAAGCCTTTCTCTAATCGTGAGTTGCAGGCGCGTGTCAAAGCTATTTTGCGTCGCACAGATTTGACAATTGAAAATCAAGAAGCAGAAGCTGCTCCGACAGAAATTGTGATTGGAGATTTGCAGATTTTGACCGATGCTTTTGTCGTGAAAAAGCATGGCGAAGAATTGGATTTAACACACCGTGAGTTTGAATTGCTGCACCATTTGGCAACGCATATCGGACAAGTGATGACGCGTGAACATCTGCTAGAAACGGTGTGGGGTTATGATTATTTTGGAGATGTGCGGACTGTTGATGTGACAATTCGTCGTTTGAGAGAAAAGATAGAGGATATTCCTAGCCGACCAGAGTACATTTTAACGCGGCGCGGCGTTGGATATTACATGAGAAACAATGATTGA
- the vicK gene encoding cell wall metabolism sensor histidine kinase VicK produces the protein MIDNIRQFIVSKDFVFVLLILGFILVITLLSLENRRDNIRIRQLNQKVKDLIAGNYSEILDVQGGPEITDITNSINDLSEVIRLTHENLEQETKRLSSILSYMTDGVLATNRRGQIIMINDMATKQLGVKESEARKMNILKLLDIEDEYDLRDLITKVPELTIDSQDENGEFLSLRVRFALIRRESGFISGLVAVLHDTTEQEKEERERRLFVSNVSHELRTPLTSVKSYLEALDEGALSEPVAPDFIKVSLDETNRMMRMVSDLLSLSRIDNATSHLDIELTNFTAFITFILNRFDKIRSQNDDKKYEIIRDYPINSIWVEIDTDKMTQVIDNIINNAIKYSPDGGKITVSMKTTDTQMILSISDEGLGIPKKDLPKIFDRFYRVDKARSRAQGGSGLGLAIAKEIIKQHNGFIWAKSEYGKGSTFTIVLPYDKEAVKDDDWEEDELEG, from the coding sequence ATGATTGATAATATTAGACAATTTATTGTATCAAAAGACTTTGTATTTGTTTTACTTATTTTAGGGTTCATCTTGGTGATTACCTTGCTTTCCTTGGAAAATAGGCGAGACAATATTCGTATTCGCCAATTGAATCAAAAAGTAAAAGATTTAATTGCAGGCAATTACTCAGAAATTTTAGATGTACAAGGTGGTCCAGAAATTACGGATATTACCAATAGTATCAATGATTTATCTGAGGTAATCCGTCTAACGCATGAAAATTTAGAGCAAGAAACTAAGCGCCTGTCGAGTATTTTATCCTATATGACGGACGGTGTTCTTGCGACCAATCGTCGTGGGCAGATTATCATGATCAATGATATGGCGACCAAGCAGTTGGGGGTCAAAGAATCCGAAGCACGAAAGATGAATATCTTAAAACTGCTAGATATCGAAGACGAATATGACTTACGAGACTTGATTACGAAAGTTCCAGAGTTGACCATTGATTCGCAGGATGAAAATGGAGAGTTTTTAAGTTTACGTGTCCGATTTGCCTTGATTCGTCGAGAATCTGGCTTTATTTCAGGGCTGGTTGCGGTGCTGCACGATACAACGGAGCAGGAAAAAGAGGAGCGTGAGCGAAGACTGTTTGTTTCGAATGTCAGTCACGAATTACGTACTCCCTTGACCAGTGTCAAGTCTTATCTGGAAGCACTAGATGAAGGTGCCTTATCAGAACCAGTCGCACCGGATTTCATCAAGGTTTCATTAGACGAGACCAATCGGATGATGCGCATGGTTTCGGACTTGCTGAGTTTGTCACGTATTGACAATGCAACCAGTCATTTGGATATTGAATTGACGAATTTTACAGCTTTTATCACCTTTATTTTGAACCGTTTTGATAAAATCAGAAGCCAGAATGATGATAAAAAGTACGAAATTATCCGAGATTATCCGATTAACTCTATTTGGGTCGAAATTGATACAGATAAGATGACACAGGTGATTGATAATATTATCAACAATGCCATTAAATATTCTCCTGACGGTGGTAAAATTACGGTCAGTATGAAAACGACGGATACCCAAATGATTTTGTCGATTTCAGATGAAGGCTTAGGAATTCCTAAAAAAGATTTGCCGAAAATTTTTGATAGATTTTATCGTGTAGACAAAGCAAGAAGTCGCGCACAAGGTGGATCCGGACTGGGCTTAGCCATTGCCAAAGAGATTATCAAGCAGCATAACGGATTTATCTGGGCAAAGAGCGAGTACGGCAAAGGCTCGACGTTTACAATCGTTCTGCCATATGACAAAGAAGCTGTCAAAGATGATGATTGGGAAGAAGATGAATTAGAAGGATAG
- a CDS encoding MBL fold metallo-hydrolase, translated as MSEKGFKYSILASGSTGNCFYLETPKKRLLIDAGLSGKKITSLLSEIDRKPEDLDAILVTHEHKDHIHGVGVLARKYHLDIYANQETWNAMEVALGKIDVSQKHIFEMGKTKTFGDIDIESFGVSHDAVAPQFYRLMKDDKSFVLLTDTGYVSDRMAGIIENADGYLIESNHDIEILRSGAYPWSLKQRILSDQGHLSNDDGAETMIRTLGYRTKKIYLGHLSKENNTKELAHITMINQLAQADLAVEHDFHICDTSPDTATPLTNI; from the coding sequence ATGAGCGAGAAAGGATTTAAGTATAGTATTTTGGCATCGGGTTCTACCGGTAACTGTTTTTATTTAGAAACTCCAAAGAAGAGGTTGTTGATTGATGCGGGCTTGTCTGGGAAGAAAATTACCAGCTTATTGAGTGAGATTGACCGCAAGCCAGAGGATTTGGATGCTATTTTGGTGACGCACGAGCATAAGGATCATATCCACGGTGTGGGCGTTTTGGCACGGAAATATCATTTAGACATCTATGCGAACCAAGAAACATGGAATGCTATGGAAGTAGCGCTTGGGAAGATTGATGTCAGTCAGAAGCATATTTTTGAAATGGGAAAAACCAAGACATTTGGCGATATTGACATTGAAAGTTTTGGTGTTAGTCATGATGCGGTTGCGCCGCAATTTTACCGATTGATGAAGGATGATAAGAGTTTTGTTCTACTGACGGATACTGGCTATGTTAGCGATCGTATGGCAGGGATTATTGAAAATGCGGACGGGTATTTGATTGAGTCTAACCATGATATTGAAATCCTTCGTAGCGGAGCTTATCCTTGGAGTCTGAAGCAACGGATTTTATCTGACCAAGGACATTTGTCGAATGATGACGGGGCAGAAACCATGATTCGTACGTTGGGTTATCGCACTAAGAAAATCTATCTAGGTCATCTTAGCAAAGAAAACAATACCAAAGAATTGGCTCATATCACAATGATCAATCAATTAGCACAGGCTGATTTGGCGGTTGAGCATGATTTTCATATTTGTGATACATCGCCGGATACGGCGACACCTTTAACAAATATTTAG
- the rnc gene encoding ribonuclease III, with the protein MRDLYKVLSQQFGIVFQDEKLLETAFTHTSYANEHRLLNISHNERLEFLGDAVLQLLISEYLYKKYPKKPEGDLSKLRSTIVREESLAGFSRDCQFDQFIKLGRGEEKSGGRNRDTILGDLFEAFLGALLLDKGVEAVKNFLYQVMIPKVEVGDFEQVVDYKTKLQELLQVNGDVEIVYQVISESGPAHAKEFAVAVSVDGRTVGQGQGRSKKLAEQEAAKNAFEKESHSCI; encoded by the coding sequence ATGAGAGATTTATATAAAGTTTTGAGTCAGCAATTTGGAATTGTCTTCCAAGATGAAAAGTTGCTGGAGACAGCTTTTACACACACTAGCTATGCCAATGAGCACCGCCTCTTAAACATTTCACACAATGAGCGCTTGGAATTTTTAGGAGACGCTGTTCTGCAATTATTGATTTCAGAATATCTGTATAAAAAATATCCGAAAAAACCAGAAGGGGACTTGTCAAAACTTCGCTCAACCATTGTACGTGAAGAGAGTTTGGCTGGTTTTAGTCGAGATTGCCAGTTTGATCAATTTATCAAATTAGGTCGTGGCGAAGAAAAGTCAGGTGGGCGTAATCGGGATACCATTCTTGGGGATTTATTTGAAGCCTTTTTAGGAGCTTTGTTGCTAGATAAGGGAGTGGAAGCGGTCAAAAACTTCCTGTATCAAGTCATGATTCCAAAGGTAGAAGTTGGAGACTTTGAGCAGGTGGTTGATTACAAGACCAAGCTACAAGAACTGCTCCAAGTCAATGGTGATGTCGAGATTGTCTATCAAGTCATCTCTGAGTCCGGTCCAGCTCATGCCAAAGAATTTGCTGTAGCGGTATCTGTTGATGGCAGAACGGTTGGACAAGGTCAAGGACGCTCGAAAAAATTAGCAGAGCAGGAAGCTGCTAAAAATGCATTTGAAAAGGAAAGTCATTCATGTATTTAA